GGTATTGACAAGCACCAGTGAGgctgtcgccgcggcggctgcacATCTTTGTGCAGCActcagcaccgcagcggcggagatGTACAACTCTCCAGCTGGGTCACCTATCGATGCACCAGGGGTAGCTGCGTGCGAAGCTGACACCCCAGGAGGGACACCTCCACCGGCAGCTACGACCGTCCAGGTAAGTGAAGAACAcacactgcagcaggaggcTGACAGCCATAAGCATGGCGACTAcgcggccaccgccggcTTGGCAGCAAAGCCCACGGCGGTAGCGGTGGAAGacgcgccacctccgccaccctCTTTCGATAAGCCTTCCACCCCCCACTTGAAGGGTAGACTCAGCGGTAGCACCGAGGCTGCCCCGGATACGCCAGTCGACGAGACGGTGCAAGAGGCCGTACCAGCGTCACCGGGGAGAACTGACGCGCTGTCTGACGCCCACATAGCCGACACATCCACATCGCCcccaccactaccgccaccgccagaggGCCagtcttctcttccctccgaCTTCTGGACTCTCGACAAGGGGGACAACGAGGGTGGCAGTGAcggagacgaggaggcgatgatggcggcggcggagggtgATAGAAGGAGCGGTGGCAACGAGGAATATGCAggcagcacgcacgcgaATGGTGGAAACGGCTCCCCTGGATGCTCAATCTCGTCGAGCACAGGTGTGTTTCCTACAAGAGCGACAGTGACCGCAGCGGACGACAACGCCCAGCCCTCATCGTCTTCCGGCGGTAGTAAGCGGAAGagacgcagcaccagcagcgcgagctcctccagcgacgAGTTCATTGTAAGGCGCATTCCGGTTCAAGTGCATCCGTCACCATCCACGAGCACAGGTATCTGCAGCACAGacacggagagagcagcagacggcATGGGGCACGttgatgccgctgcgtcggcggcgtTCACGTTGATGCCTGTCTCCTCAGCGGCAGAAGCAGACAACACTGCAGAACACCCTCCAGTGACAGGGACAGGGGTGGAGCACGCACAAGCAAAGGCTGACGCGGCTTTGGTGGTCAATCTtaaggtggagagaggaagtgacggcggcgtcgaAAACAGCCGTAACGGTGCAGGCGACGATGCCTACGAAGATAGTCTAGCACACTCTACCGATGCTGTAGAACTCGTGAAGGTGCTGGGTGTGCGGGAACATGGCGTCATCGTCGATGAGAGCAGTAAGAATGACGAAGATGTGCCGCGTCCATCACAcatggtgctgcagccggcgaagccatcgctgccgccgtatGCGACTGCTTGCGCAAGTACCGATGGGCCAGTGCCAGCGAGTGGGGCTGCAACGGCGATGACCACTAGCTCCAGCATCGTCACGACGACGAAGCCGTTGGCCAAGGGCCATGAGGCACGCTACGGCACCGCAAGCCGCTCTCCTGAGTCGGCATTCGTCACCGTACGCCCTCACCTCGGCGAGGAGCAGCCACTGCCACGCCGGAACGAGCACGCCATGTCTTCGTCGGGTGCCTCATCAGAGTCTTTCTTTTACTCGCTGCCTGACCAAAGCGTTGTCGGCGCCGCGAGGAGCGACGAGACGCCAGAGTACCTGCAGCGTCAGGCCGACACCACCGGTGAGATCACCTCACCTGTTGCACGGCGAACCGAAGTGACACCGGCACCGTACGCGCCGTATCAACGCTCATGGGAGCAGCCCCTCATCGATGGAGATGCAGGACCCATGACAACTGGCTTATCTTATCTCGGAGAGGCGTGGCACAGTAGCCGCTCGCCTGACGCAGGCGGCAGAATCCGCCATGACGGCGACGCCCAGAGCTATTCAATGAGGGGCGACGCCTGCGGTTCCACTAGGGGCAGCAGGGACTTGGCTGGAGAGGCGGCACACCACTCTACCGCGGCTCCGAAGGGGCCCGCAGTCTCGTGGACAATCCCGCTAGACGGGGCTGGAAGCCAGGATGAAACAGGTTACCAAGGCCTCGCTACTGCACAAGACGGCGCACGTGTCTCTGTGAATACATCGCATCATCACCAGAGGACCCGCCGTCGTgctccacaccaccgcctaCCTCCCCACCTACGTCCTGGTCGCCCGTGGGCTCACCTTCTGACTCGGGGTTTACGGACAGTATTCTACTCGACaagtagcagcagccgcagcaacgaGAGCAGAGATGGAGGGTCTCGTGCGCCGGCAGCGAAGCACGTAACGGGTCCCAGCGAAGCAGCTTGTGGGGATGCCAGTAGTCGAGCCAACTCCCTCGACGCGTCGTCATCATCCACTTCCTCGCTCGGGGCTGCATTGTCTGCCGCCCCACGAAGGACTGGGCCCTGGTATGCTACACCGGCGCGGCGTGTCAAGAAGGGGCACCACGTGGTGCCTGTGGACCTCGCCAAGGCCGCATCGTGGCAACCCCGTCGCTCAGTCCGCAGTGGCTGTGCGACACATACTGCAGAAGAGGTACGCaaagtggaagaggaagcaAGGCCAGGAGCCGGACGTCAGGCCAGGCATGCGCTGCGAGAATCGGCATCATCGGACGCGACAGCAACGCGTTCTGCAGCAGCCAGGTCGAGGACCCCGACCACCGTCATGTATGCCGCCTCAGGGAGGCATCGGCCAGCCGACTTCGCCCTCTCACCATCGTCAGTGCGCACCCGCACGCTGGCGGACTCGACTGCAGTGGCGACATACATCACCCCTGAAAGGCTTCTGCAgctacggcagcagcggcagccagtAGGGCCCACCTACGTACAGCTGCATGAACAGGGGCGCGCCTTACGTCTTAGAGCGTCCGTGGTAGTGTGGCGATCCACAACGGCAACAGAAGCCATCACCGCAGGTGGCATGCGGACTCGTCAGTCCCCATCTACTTCCAGTCCTGAGGGTGCCTGCTGCGGAGGTGCGGCATCCCTGCGCAGcgcggtggtgtggcggcTGATAGGAGCCCCACGGCCACGCTCCACTGAGGAAAGATGtgtgcttcagcagcaaGGGCAGTGGGAGTCCCCCCTGGTATTGGCGCCTCATGCAGTGGCCACCCATCGATCGCCCGTACTTTCCCAGCATCCGCCGCATTGTCTGTCAGCGCCCGACCTTCGCGGCGGCGTTAGGGGCAATGCCTCATTAAGCGCACCACCGGGTGCAGTGCCTCAAGAAGAGAATGCAGCCGAGAGCCCTGGCATCAGTAGTGCTGTACGAGCACAGTCACCGCTATCCCTCTCTGGAacaccgccatcgccatcgACCCTAtcggtgccgccaccgcccacTGTAGCCACGGCTCCCCGTCATACGCCGACGTCCCTGTCGATGAAGGACGCTGCCGGAGTCGGCGCTGAAAACTGCAAGCTGCTAACAGTGCGCGACAGCGCGGCCTCGACAGCCCACTCTTTCGGACTGACGTTCGACATGACCCCGTCGATGTACGGCACCCCCAgctcgacagcggcggcaacggcagggGGCGAAGGTGTCATTCAAGATCGAGACGAGATTGagcagggagaagagaacaatGGGGAGAACTCGTTAGGGACCAACTCGGATGCCGATAGCACCAGACCGCTGCGCGTCTCGGCCCCtactccgccacctccacagcCGCTACTAGGAGCTTCACGGCAGAGCACCCTCAGCGATGTCACCCCAACGGCTGCCTCCACTGTCGtcgatgcgcagcaccaTGATGAGGCAAAGACAATTCAACTTGGGCCCACCTTGCCTGGTGACACACCGGAGCGCAGTCCTCAGTCGCAACCACTGTCACCGGCACCGCACGCGCTGGGACCTCTTCAAGCAGCCCTTTCCAAAGAGGGtgaagcgcacgcagcggaGTTCGTAGAGTCGCGCACTGGCAGCGGTGATGCCGCACAGCACCTCTCGCAACAAGGCCCTGCTGTCAGTTTCTCTTCAGACGTGCGCAACGCGTCTGCGACGGGCGTCGATGTGCGTTACCAGCCAGAAGCATCGAACACCCCTCTACCGCAGCCGGCTCAGTTTGCTCCTCAACCAGCACCGACAGTAGGGCCAACAGTGAGGACCGCAGAACCACGTGCAGTACCAGCCAGACCAAGGAGTGACAACAGTCGTATCACACCCCTACCaccggagcagcagcgacgcgagGCACTGGAGTGCCGCATCGCACGACTCGAAGTGGgacttcagcagcagcagcgacgcgctgaACAGCCTCGCTTCCGCGACATCAGtgacggcaacggcgacagcgTTCCGGCGGACAACTTCGAGGCTGCAGTAGATGGTGACGAAGATATCGTGTGTGGCGCCGGTGGAGGAAACGCAGAGCTGCGGAGCCATAGTAGTCAGTTTCCCCAACCACGAGGGAGGAGTCGCTGTGGAAGTGTTGATGGTGAAggccgcagcgctgttgctttcaacagaaggaaaagagtcGCCTCGAGGCAAGTGCAGAGGGGTGTGCAACCTGTGCTGCAGGCACGGTACCAACTGCCTGCGTCAGCGTCCACCATCCACTGGGCGGCTCGATCTCGAGCCAGCGGTAGCGCCAGGGGTACTGGACCTATCCACAGACGTGGAGATCTacctggcgcagctgctccaacCACCCCGCGCGGTGGCAACGGCATCCGGGGCGGCGTGGCGGTTGCGTTACCTGCTCCAGAAGCTATctctgccagcgcagcaTCTGGTGCGAGCGCTGCGCTGTACATGCGACTAGCGTACCGTCAGTATGGCTTGGCGGCTACGCCCGCCGTGGCGATGCCGGCAGCTCGGGGGTACAGCCACGCCACAACGTCGTTCCTGATCGGCGCGGACTGGCGCTATCAGCGCATTTATGTGGACACGATGTACTTTCCAGCGTCAGCCGTCGACAGCGCCCCACAACGTGCCGAAGGCGCCAGTGGCGCACCAGAGGCCCCGGCAAACGACGAAAGCGAGCGGATAACGCCGGCCGGAGCCGTTCGACACGCCCCCTCTGCAAACAGCTGCAACGCGGATGTCTTTGCATGTCGAGCCCTTCACTGACACTGCGCtgagcgaaaaggaaaagtcATTCTGATACGAGCGCCTGCAAATCCCGCCGACTGCCTGCGCGCAGGACGAAGGGTGTGAGTgcgctttgctgttgtttgtgtgggtgcgcgtgtCTTCGTGTGGATGGCCAGTGGAGCCGCGTCGCCATCGCTCATTATCCACCAATAGTCCCCACTCCTACGACTAATGCTATCATCTTCCATCTTCAGTGAAAGACGCACCCAGTCTTCGTACAAGCGTAAACAGAAAAGGACTCCTATCGTGCTTTGCATCGGAAGCGACCGTGAGCATACacaaagggaggggagagaggttGTGGGGGGACTAGGCGCAGCTCTGGTGTcacggggagagaggggaagagggagctcTGATCTTACACCCCCCTTCGCACATAACTTACGTGTGTCCATCTgtttacccccccccctccctctctctctctctccgccgcaCCCTAATGGTGATCACTGTTCGTGGACAGAGGCGGAGACGTGTGCA
Above is a genomic segment from Leishmania panamensis strain MHOM/PA/94/PSC-1 chromosome 14 sequence containing:
- a CDS encoding hypothetical protein (TriTrypDB/GeneDB-style sysID: LpmP.14.0370); the encoded protein is MQNVYHRKIDEHFDHIEGYLRRMVRPPRTRCDPLSLNQAPHPAFLLVNATHDDGSSYRTTNEKLGLRGSMAYNVPLSYAGLLSTATNTLAAPPPTRDPTAVRAVAAHYVAPTPPLLPRPLGTPPVLFAGTQPSTSLSKRPPRAQAKAVPPHSTALLSSRTKHTSLSQQETRRLHCRGSSNSSSSSTSSTMFEKGAMSMPNSTTASSALLPAVHSPPPLPLSSLQSAAAAHDQPAAVAIQRRIYDSRSPSLLTYSQDESQGRSMEFILEDLEERLEHSPSLLRSQQQQYFGRHTGSNRHHREGAVHTSSDLVTATSSPTVEDQLSPLHSSLGDSPYPYDTPLSRRLRHFDYLLGDSAVYDDGTSAPQFWYHHNGIQACESACGSNEQRVTRDHDPPTAEASSTERQRHPVDSRAGTGTPSVLPTRHPASTSSVLFADLHSGELRPHQTDPARLKEARPLTFTPRVPSSQHAPVPMLRAAVHSCSAEARTSPPPPPPPAVSHLKWAAAKTLRLDVAAGADTPTPARRDAEDGASHGSRSNDLSLNNSGAGHLALPVELSVDASRMCKSSGASDASEGPLGSEGHRDAHRANATVSQNVGGDVPATQCAFHPTDLHNSPALFSEPQREQSSVRSASTELTALTLASIGGFSVPPSGGSAYMNSEEDVNGGRCLATLLWARRQNTQAAEQLRTLRRRERQHRQSVVKREVEGRYSIRLCEASDAADTGLEGLQGADENTVTATSFTLSSSPSRLVGQLPHLIGDGRRRVTSESLSHESSADGAAAADVSQCGSLGRSGRTLLSSRSNRTVVDGTEQPGTSKRACLVGGEVRASVSPIEIVGGVTVLTSTSEAVAAAAAHLCAALSTAAAEMYNSPAGSPIDAPGVAACEADTPGGTPPPAATTVQVSEEHTLQQEADSHKHGDYAATAGLAAKPTAVAVEDAPPPPPSFDKPSTPHLKGRLSGSTEAAPDTPVDETVQEAVPASPGRTDALSDAHIADTSTSPPPLPPPPEGQSSLPSDFWTLDKGDNEGGSDGDEEAMMAAAEGDRRSGGNEEYAGSTHANGGNGSPGCSISSSTGVFPTRATVTAADDNAQPSSSSGGSKRKRRSTSSASSSSDEFIVRRIPVQVHPSPSTSTGICSTDTERAADGMGHVDAAASAAFTLMPVSSAAEADNTAEHPPVTGTGVEHAQAKADAALVVNLKVERGSDGGVENSRNGAGDDAYEDSLAHSTDAVELVKVLGVREHGVIVDESSKNDEDVPRPSHMVLQPAKPSLPPYATACASTDGPVPASGAATAMTTSSSIVTTTKPLAKGHEARYGTASRSPESAFVTVRPHLGEEQPLPRRNEHAMSSSGASSESFFYSLPDQSVVGAARSDETPEYLQRQADTTGEITSPVARRTEVTPAPYAPYQRSWEQPLIDGDAGPMTTGLSYLGEAWHSSRSPDAGGRIRHDGDAQSYSMRGDACGSTRGSRDLAGEAAHHSTAAPKGPAVSWTIPLDGAGSQDETGYQGLATAQDGARVSVNTSHHHQRTRRRAPHHRLPPHLRPGRPWAHLLTRGLRTVFYSTSSSSRSNESRDGGSRAPAAKHVTGPSEAACGDASSRANSLDASSSSTSSLGAALSAAPRRTGPWYATPARRVKKGHHVVPVDLAKAASWQPRRSVRSGCATHTAEEVRKVEEEARPGAGRQARHALRESASSDATATRSAAARSRTPTTVMYAASGRHRPADFALSPSSVRTRTLADSTAVATYITPERLLQLRQQRQPVGPTYVQLHEQGRALRLRASVVVWRSTTATEAITAGGMRTRQSPSTSSPEGACCGGAASLRSAVVWRLIGAPRPRSTEERCVLQQQGQWESPLVLAPHAVATHRSPVLSQHPPHCLSAPDLRGGVRGNASLSAPPGAVPQEENAAESPGISSAVRAQSPLSLSGTPPSPSTLSVPPPPTVATAPRHTPTSLSMKDAAGVGAENCKLLTVRDSAASTAHSFGLTFDMTPSMYGTPSSTAAATAGGEGVIQDRDEIEQGEENNGENSLGTNSDADSTRPLRVSAPTPPPPQPLLGASRQSTLSDVTPTAASTVVDAQHHDEAKTIQLGPTLPGDTPERSPQSQPLSPAPHALGPLQAALSKEGEAHAAEFVESRTGSGDAAQHLSQQGPAVSFSSDVRNASATGVDVRYQPEASNTPLPQPAQFAPQPAPTVGPTVRTAEPRAVPARPRSDNSRITPLPPEQQRREALECRIARLEVGLQQQQRRAEQPRFRDISDGNGDSVPADNFEAAVDGDEDIVCGAGGGNAELRSHSSQFPQPRGRSRCGSVDGEGRSAVAFNRRKRVASRQVQRGVQPVLQARYQLPASASTIHWAARSRASGSARGTGPIHRRGDLPGAAAPTTPRGGNGIRGGVAVALPAPEAISASAASGASAALYMRLAYRQYGLAATPAVAMPAARGYSHATTSFLIGADWRYQRIYVDTMYFPASAVDSAPQRAEGASGAPEAPANDESERITPAGAVRHAPSANSCNADVFACRALH